The Candidatus Nitrosymbiomonas proteolyticus genome has a segment encoding these proteins:
- a CDS encoding RNA polymerase sigma factor, sigma-70 family has protein sequence MASRNVAAIVADSGAFSELMEKTYKKVFSLAYRLAGDRNDAEDLTQEAYYRAYRSFGDYEGDKPFENWIFRIVTRLFLDLLRARKRRIQPVSLDSPLIRESTEESLFFEVADSAPDPEAQFVDQTFSEDLQLAYNALSSEQRMLVMLADVQQMPYKEIALLMDKPVGTIRSRLHRAHKQMRAKLLRLREGRAPTESPS, from the coding sequence GTGGCAAGTCGAAACGTCGCAGCGATCGTAGCTGATAGCGGAGCGTTCAGCGAACTGATGGAGAAGACCTACAAGAAGGTCTTCAGCCTCGCCTACCGACTTGCCGGTGATCGGAACGACGCCGAGGATCTCACCCAAGAAGCTTATTACCGGGCGTACCGCAGTTTCGGAGATTATGAGGGCGACAAGCCGTTCGAAAACTGGATCTTCCGGATCGTTACACGGCTTTTCCTCGACCTCTTGCGAGCCCGAAAGCGGCGCATCCAGCCGGTGTCCCTCGATTCGCCCCTAATTCGTGAGAGCACCGAGGAATCGCTGTTCTTCGAAGTCGCAGACTCCGCGCCTGACCCCGAAGCGCAGTTTGTCGATCAGACGTTTTCGGAAGACCTGCAACTGGCGTACAACGCGTTGAGTTCCGAACAGAGGATGCTCGTCATGCTCGCCGATGTCCAGCAAATGCCATACAAAGAGATCGCTCTGCTGATGGACAAGCCTGTGGGCACCATTCGGTCGAGGCTCCACAGGGCTCACAAGCAGATGCGGGCGAAGTTGCTGAGGCTGCGTGAGGGGCGCGCTCCGACAGAGAGCCCCAGCTAA